From the genome of Duffyella gerundensis, one region includes:
- the oppB gene encoding oligopeptide ABC transporter permease OppB, producing the protein MLKFIFRRCLEAIPTLFILITISFFMMRLAPGSPFTGERTLAPEVMANIEAKYHLNDPMIKQYGNYLLQLAHGDLGPSFKYKDYSVNDLVAGAFPVSIKLGLAAFLLALVLGVTAGVVAALKQNTKWDYAVMGVAMTGVVIPSFVVAPLLVLVFAILLRWLPGGGWNGGALKFMILPMVALSLAYIASIARIMRGSMIEILHSNFIRTARAKGLPMRRIILRHALKPALLPVLSYLGPAFVGIITGSMVIETIYGLPGIGQLFVNGALNRDYSLVLSLTILVGALTILFNAIVDVLYAVIDPKIRY; encoded by the coding sequence ATGTTAAAATTCATCTTTCGTCGCTGTCTTGAAGCGATTCCAACGCTCTTTATTCTGATCACTATCTCCTTCTTTATGATGCGCTTAGCACCCGGTAGCCCGTTTACCGGCGAACGAACGCTGGCCCCGGAAGTAATGGCCAACATCGAAGCGAAATATCATCTGAACGATCCGATGATCAAACAGTACGGCAACTATCTGTTGCAACTGGCGCACGGTGATTTAGGGCCGTCGTTTAAGTACAAAGATTACAGCGTCAATGATCTGGTCGCCGGTGCGTTTCCGGTTTCGATCAAGCTTGGCCTGGCGGCGTTCCTGCTGGCGCTGGTGCTGGGTGTTACCGCGGGCGTGGTCGCGGCGCTGAAGCAAAATACCAAATGGGATTATGCGGTGATGGGCGTGGCGATGACCGGCGTGGTTATCCCCAGCTTTGTCGTTGCGCCGTTGCTGGTGCTGGTGTTTGCGATTCTGCTGCGCTGGCTTCCGGGCGGCGGCTGGAACGGCGGGGCGCTGAAATTTATGATTTTGCCAATGGTGGCGTTGTCGCTGGCTTACATTGCCAGTATTGCGCGTATCATGCGTGGCTCGATGATTGAAATCCTGCATTCCAACTTCATCCGTACCGCGCGCGCTAAAGGGCTGCCGATGCGCCGCATTATTCTGCGTCACGCGCTGAAGCCTGCGCTGCTGCCGGTGCTCTCCTATTTGGGTCCCGCTTTTGTCGGCATTATCACCGGTTCAATGGTCATTGAAACCATTTACGGATTACCTGGCATTGGCCAGCTGTTCGTCAATGGCGCGCTGAACCGCGACTATTCGCTGGTGCTCAGCCTAACCATTCTGGTGGGGGCGCTCACCATTCTGTTTAACGCGATTGT